A part of Lutra lutra chromosome 2, mLutLut1.2, whole genome shotgun sequence genomic DNA contains:
- the CCDC110 gene encoding coiled-coil domain-containing protein 110, with protein sequence MSPEKHQEEEDEVDCVLLSASKILNSSDGVKESGGSETEYGCISESENQIQPQSALKALQHQLESFQALRIQTLQNVSMVQSEISEILNKSIIEVENPQYSSEKNLVFGTCIEKALPMENQEEVLSMEKIHPFEESNTIHSTEEKFSSDIVNSLCQGIDIPSQIHFKDLLTWRTSTDNSASNIIMSPSENSDILKNYNNLYSFLPHAPQNVMSQADTVILDKSKITEPFLKHGFCENLDDICHSIKQMKEELQKSHDRELALTNELQTLKTDTNVPRNGKYDLSHSHKEKINFIKEENIESNLNEDIKSKRISELEALVNKLLPFRETVSKFHVNFCRKCKRLSKSEMHRGKRSEKNSKEIPITGKNITDLKFHSRVPRHTLSFFDPTKYEMKDKETRPLTRQGPIMFENEKTSKVNSVTEQCVAKIQYLQNYLKESMQIQKKVTELENKNLTLKNKIKPLVFTTQSLIQKIETYEKELKNLVEEKNAIQSKLIKTEEDGKECLKELKKIISKYNVLVEQNKTLEEKNSQLSLEKQQMIETLDQLKSKEHKTQNDMAIVNNENNRMIMEMESMKTNILLIQDEKEMLEKKTYQLLKERSSVENEMKENQLEIMQLKEKVRLAKTEQETLLQIIETVKNEKLNLETTLQESIAAREMMEREMENIQTYQSTAEENFLKEIKNAKSEASIYKNSLSEMGTECEMLSKMVMEIKTDNQILKEELKKHSKENIKFENSISRLAEDKILLENYVRSIENERDTLEFEMRNLQREYLNLSEKIRSPQKDPSKKDYISRREKFHLDNYDTYEDTSSPRSRPLAPDLKGIPSQLYQLLPSKICK encoded by the exons ATGAGCCCTG AGAAGCATCAGGAGGAAGAGGACGAAGTCGACTGCGTTCTCCTTTCAGCGTCCAAGATCCTAAATTCCTCTGACGGGGTAAAGGAAAGCGGCGGCAGTGAAACAG aatatgGCTGCATATCAGAATCGGAAAATCAAATACAACCACAATCAGCACTGAAA GCCCTTCAGCATCAGCTGGAATCATTTCAGGCTCTCCGAATACAGACTTTGCAGAATGTTAGCATG gtACAGTCTGAAATCAGTGAAATCTTGAACAAAAGTATTATTGAAGTAGAAAACCCACAATATAGCTCAGAAAAAAATCTAGTATTCGGCACATGCATTGAAAAAGCTTTG CCTATGGAGAATCAAGAAGAAGTCCTTTCTATGGAGAAAATTCATCCTTTTGAGGAGTCCAACACTATTcattcaacagaagaaaaattcagcaGTGATATTGTTAACAGTCTCTGTCAAGGTATAGATATTCCATCCCAGATACATTTCAAGGACCTACTAACCTGGAGAACTTCAACAGATAATTCAGCTTCAAACATAATTATGAGCCCTTCAGAAAATTCTGACATATTAAAGAATTATAATAACCTTTATAGTTTTCTACCTCATGCACCTCAAAATGTGATGTCTCAAGCTGATACAGTAATTCTGGATAAATCCAAAATTACTGAGCCTTTCCTCAAGCATGGATTTTGTGAAAATTTAGATGATATCTGCCATTCTATCAAACAAATGAAGGAAGAACTACAGAAGTCACATGATAGAGAACTGGCACTTACAAATGAACTTCAGACTTTAAAAACTGACACAAATGTTCcaagaaatggtaaatatgaCCTGTCCCACAGtcacaaggaaaaaattaactttattaaggaagaaaatatagaaagcaacttaaatgaagatataaaatcaaagagAATTTCAGAATTAGAGGCATTAGTAAACAAATTACTCCCATTCAGGGAAACAGTATCAAAATTCCATGTGAATTTTTGCAGGAAATGTAAAAGGTTATCCAAGAGTGAAATGCACAGGGgaaagagaagtgagaaaaacagtaaagaaatTCCTATCACTGGCAAGAATATTACAGATTTAAAATTCCATTCCAGAGTTCCAAGACATACACTGTCATTCTTTGACCcaacaaaatatgaaatgaaagacaaagagacaAGACCACTAACAAGACAAGGACCAATAAtgtttgaaaatgagaaaacatccAAAGTCAATTCTGTTACTGAGCAGTGTGTTGCAAAAATTCAGTACTTACAGAATTACCTAAAAGAATCTATgcagatacagaaaaaagtaaCAGAACTGGAGAATAAAAATCTAACccttaagaacaaaataaaacctcttgTCTTTACTACACAATCTCTGATACAGAAAATCGAAACATATGAAAAGGAACTTAAGAATTTGGTTGAAGAAAAGAATGCTATTCAGTCCAAGTTAATTAAAACAGAAGAAGATGGTAAAGAATGtcttaaagaattgaaaaaaataattagtaaatataATGTTCTtgtagaacaaaacaaaactctagaggaaaaaaatagtcaACTTTCTTTGGAGAAGCAACAAATGATAGAAACATTAGATCAACTGAAAAGTAAAGAACACAAAACTCAAAATGATATGGCCATTGTCAATAATGAAAATAATCGAATGATTATGGAAATGGaatcaatgaaaacaaatattctaTTGATACAAGATGAAAAGGAAATGCTAGAGAAAAAAACATACCAGCTTCTAAAGGAAAGAAGCTCAGTTGAAAACGAAATGAAGGAAAATCAGCTAGAGATAATGCAGCTAAAAGAGAAAGTAAGGTTGGCAAAAACTGAACAAGAGACACTTCTTCAAATAATAGaaacagttaaaaatgaaaaacttaatcTTGAAACAACATTACAAGAATCTATTGCTGCTAGAGAAATGatggaaagagaaatggagaatatTCAAACCTACCAATCTACTGCAGAGgagaattttctgaaagaaataaaaaatgcaaaatcagaaGCAAGTATTTATAAGAATAGTTTGTCAGAAATGGGCACTGAATGTGAAATGTTATCAAAAATggtaatggaaattaaaacagataatcagattctaaaagaagaactaaaaaaacatagtaaagaaaatataaaatttgaaaatagcatCAGTAGACTTGCAGAAGATAAAATACTTTTAGAAAACTATGTAAGAAGTATAGAAAATGAAAGGGATACCTTAGAATTTGAGATGCGGAATCTTCAAAGAGAGTATTTAAATCTAAGTGAAAAAATCCGTAGTCCACAGAAGGACCCATCAAAAAAGGATTATAtttcaagaagagagaaattcCATTTGGACAACTATGATACTTATGAAGACACCTCCAGTCCCAGGAGTAGGCCTTTGGCTCCTGATTTGAAAG gaattcCAAGTCAACTATATCAATTGCTTCCATCCaagatatgtaaataa